In Zingiber officinale cultivar Zhangliang chromosome 8B, Zo_v1.1, whole genome shotgun sequence, a single genomic region encodes these proteins:
- the LOC122014107 gene encoding transcriptional regulator TAC1-like, with product MEGDRHGEEASSGDDDADAGTRPHPYYGCTFCKRGFSNAQALGGHMNIHRKDRAKAVAPPPPAVPSSPERGVDQGYYYACYGGGQSAYSPLSSSARRLLGEDLRLGLSSPGGGAAAAAVAGEGERRRQEVEEDGEVDLELRLGHRPHDHKRRAA from the coding sequence ATGGAAGGCGATCGGCACGGGGAGGAGGCCAGCTCCGGAGACGACGACGCCGACGCGGGCACCCGGCCGCACCCTTACTACGGTTGCACCTTCTGCAAGAGGGGCTTCTCCAACGCGCAGGCCCTCGGCGGTCACATGAACATCCACCGCAAGGACCGAGCGAAGGCGGTGGCGCCGCCTCCGCCGGCCGTACCGTCGTCGCCCGAGCGAGGCGTAGATCAAGGGTATTATTACGCGTGCTACGGTGGCGGTCAATCCGCGTACTCGCCGCTGTCGTCGTCGGCGCGCCGCCTTCTGGGGGAGGATCTCAGGTTGGGCCTGAGCAGCCCCGGTGgcggcgccgccgccgccgccgtcgcgGGTGAGGGAGAGAGGAGGAGGCAGGAGGTGGAAGAAGACGGCGAGGTGGATTTGGAGCTCAGGCTCGGTCATCGACCACATGATCATAAGAGACGTGCGGCGTAG